One genomic window of Arachis hypogaea cultivar Tifrunner chromosome 8, arahy.Tifrunner.gnm2.J5K5, whole genome shotgun sequence includes the following:
- the LOC112706036 gene encoding replication factor C subunit 2, giving the protein MAPIMQSSQPWVEKYRPKQVKDVAHQDEVVRVLTNTLETGSCPHMLFYGPPGTGKTTTALAIAHQLFGPELYKSRVLELNASDDRGINVVRTKIKDFAAVAVGTNQRKGGYPCPPYKIIVLDEADSMTEDAQNALRRTMETYSKVTRFFFICNYISRIIEPLASRCAKFRFKPLSEEIMSNRILYICNEEGLNLDAKALSTLSSISQGDLRRAITYLQSAARLFGSSISSEDLISVSGVVPAEVVEAILKACKSGNFDSANKEVNNFIAEGYPASQILTQLFEAILDDDISDEQKARIAKKLGEADKCLVDGADEYLQLLDTVSTTMQAFCNMPEGFAYGS; this is encoded by the exons atggcgcCAATCATGCAATCCTCTCAGCCTTGGGTCGAAAAATA CCGACCAAAACAAGTGAAAGACGTAGCTCACCAAGACGAAGTTGTTCGTGTCCTCACCAACACTCTTGAAACTGGAAGC TGCCCCCACATGCTCTTCTATGGACCCCCCGGCACCGGAAAAACAACCACTGCTCTTGCAATAGCTCACCAGCTTTTCGG GCCTGAGCTTTACAAGTCTAGGGTGCTGGAGCTCAATGCAAGTGATGACCGTGGGATTAATGTTGTTCGCACCAAGATAAAGGATTTTGCAGCCGTCGCCGTTGGTACTAATCAGCGCAAGGG TGGTTATCCTTGCCCACCATATAAGATTATTGTCTTGGATGAGGCAGATTCAATGACTGAAGATGCTCAG AATGCCCTGAGGCGAACAATGGAAACTTACTCTAAAGTTACTCGGTTCTTTTTCATATGCAACTACATCAGCAG GATCATAGAACCACTGGCTTCAAGGTGTGCGAAATTCAGGTTCAAGCCATTGTCAGAAGAGATCATGAGCAACCGAATACTGTACATTTGCAATGAAGAAGGACTCAATCTTGATGCTAAG GCTCTTTCAACCCTGAGTTCTATCTCTCAAGGAGATCTTCGTCGGGCTATCACATACTTGCAG TCAGCAGCTCGATTATTTGGATCTTCCATTTCTTCAGAGGACCTGATTTCAGTATCTGGG GTTGTTCCAGCAGAGGTAGTGGAGGCAATTctgaaagcatgcaaaagtggaaattttGATTCAGCCAACAAGGAAGTAAACAATTTCATTGCAGAGGGATATCCAGCCTCTCAGATACTAACTCAG TTATTTGAGGCCATTCTTGATGATGACATATCAGATGAACAGAAAGCAAGAATTGCCAAGAAGCTGGGAGAAGCAGATAAG TGTCTGGTTGATGGTGCTGATGAATACTTGCAGCTTCTTGACACAGTCAGCACTACAATGCAAGCTTTTTGTAACATGCCGGAAGGATTTGCTTATGGGAGTTAG